A stretch of the Photobacterium sp. CCB-ST2H9 genome encodes the following:
- the yigB gene encoding 5-amino-6-(5-phospho-D-ribitylamino)uracil phosphatase YigB, with translation MQFYRSFRSPKAMTFDLDDTLYDNHPVILRAEQAMHDWLAASHPVARDLTPADWHRLKFRLAKENPMLRHDVTAWRREMLRTGLMQLGYSAQQASAASEEGLSVVLTVRNQVDVPALTHTVLGELATRVPLLAITNGNVDADKIGLGQYFSRVLVAGRDGLSKPEPDLFLQAQALLGVAPQDILHVGDHLETDVGGARRCGFQACWLNDQHRQMRQETKAKWLPDVEIHTLDQLLTLV, from the coding sequence ATGCAGTTTTACCGTAGTTTTCGTTCGCCCAAGGCGATGACCTTCGATCTGGACGATACCCTGTACGACAACCATCCGGTGATCCTGCGGGCAGAACAGGCGATGCACGACTGGCTTGCGGCTTCGCATCCGGTCGCCCGCGATCTGACCCCGGCGGACTGGCATCGGCTCAAGTTCCGGCTGGCGAAGGAGAATCCGATGCTGCGTCATGACGTGACGGCCTGGCGACGGGAAATGCTGCGGACCGGACTGATGCAGCTGGGTTATTCTGCGCAGCAGGCAAGTGCCGCCAGTGAGGAAGGGCTCAGTGTGGTACTGACGGTGCGCAATCAGGTCGATGTGCCGGCGCTGACCCACACGGTGTTGGGTGAGCTGGCAACCCGGGTGCCGCTGCTGGCGATTACCAACGGCAACGTGGATGCTGATAAGATTGGTCTGGGTCAGTATTTTTCCCGGGTACTGGTAGCGGGCCGCGATGGTCTGTCGAAGCCGGAGCCGGATTTGTTTCTGCAGGCACAGGCTCTGCTGGGCGTGGCGCCGCAGGATATCCTCCATGTCGGCGACCATCTGGAGACCGATGTCGGCGGTGCCCGGCGTTGTGGTTTTCAGGCCTGCTGGCTGAACGATCAGCACCGGCAAATGCGTCAGGAAACAAAAGCCAAGTGGTTGCCGGACGTTGAAATTCACACGCTGGATCAGTTGCTGACGCTGGTCTGA
- the xerC gene encoding tyrosine recombinase XerC — MSLPASLTKSLERFYEYLRSERELSLHTQQNYKRQLTTVAEQLCELGVSDWRSVDAGWVRQVASKGMRDGLKASSLAMRLSALRSFLDYLVHQGEIKANPAKGVSAPRKSRPLPKNLDVDEMDQLLSVDENDPLSVRDRAIMELMYGAGLRLSELVGLNVKDISLSKGDLRVIGKGDKERIVPFAGQAREWVGIWLKVRGQLAAPGEPALFVSKLGQRISNRNVQKRMAEWGQKQAVSSHINPHKLRHSFATHMLESSGDLRAVQELLGHANLSTTQIYTHLDFQHLAKVYDQAHPRAKKRK, encoded by the coding sequence GTGAGTTTACCCGCCAGTCTGACCAAATCGCTGGAACGTTTTTACGAGTACCTGCGCAGTGAGCGCGAGTTGAGCCTGCACACCCAGCAGAACTACAAGCGTCAGCTGACGACTGTGGCCGAACAGTTGTGCGAGCTGGGCGTGTCAGACTGGAGGTCGGTGGATGCCGGCTGGGTTCGTCAGGTCGCCAGCAAAGGGATGCGTGACGGCCTCAAGGCCAGCAGTCTGGCCATGCGGCTGTCGGCTCTGCGCAGCTTTCTTGATTATCTGGTGCATCAGGGCGAGATCAAAGCTAATCCGGCCAAAGGGGTTTCGGCGCCGCGGAAATCCCGTCCGCTGCCAAAGAATCTGGATGTCGATGAAATGGATCAGTTGCTCAGCGTGGACGAAAACGACCCGCTGTCGGTACGCGACCGCGCGATCATGGAACTGATGTACGGGGCCGGACTGCGTTTGTCGGAACTGGTCGGGCTGAATGTCAAAGACATCAGCCTGAGCAAGGGCGATCTGCGGGTCATCGGTAAAGGGGACAAAGAGCGGATCGTGCCTTTCGCGGGCCAGGCCCGGGAATGGGTCGGGATCTGGCTGAAAGTCAGAGGCCAGTTAGCTGCACCCGGTGAACCGGCGTTGTTCGTTTCCAAACTGGGTCAGCGGATCTCAAACCGTAATGTTCAGAAGCGGATGGCAGAATGGGGCCAGAAACAGGCCGTATCGAGCCATATTAATCCGCACAAACTGCGCCACAGTTTTGCCACTCATATGCTGGAATCAAGCGGTGACCTGCGGGCGGTGCAGGAATTGCTCGGCCACGCGAATCTCAGCACCACACAGATCTACACCCATCTGGATTTCCAGCATCTGGCGAAGGTGTACGATCAGGCCCATCCCCGGGCCAAAAAACGTAAATAA
- a CDS encoding DUF484 family protein yields MTDINQLDQSPVDDEAAPLNQEAVVAFLASNPDFFLHQPELLEQLRLPHPERGTVSLVERQMERLRHKVAELEKQIDTMMVVAASNSTLFASFAQAQQRLFQTHNIYQALSVLTELAVELDLSVSVRLFDSLDNKLYLSRQAFEGFRRARFNPRGVYLGRLRKAESELLFHQPPQLGSFVVLPLGEPERPDGILSFASRDGGHFQPDMDTLFVEQMAGVLARLIRHWEYSREVIE; encoded by the coding sequence ATGACGGATATTAACCAACTGGATCAATCCCCGGTTGACGACGAGGCCGCACCGCTGAACCAAGAGGCGGTGGTGGCCTTTTTAGCATCAAACCCGGATTTTTTTCTGCACCAGCCCGAGTTGCTGGAGCAGTTGCGACTGCCTCACCCGGAGCGCGGTACGGTGTCGCTGGTGGAGCGGCAGATGGAACGTCTGCGCCATAAAGTCGCTGAGCTGGAAAAGCAGATCGATACCATGATGGTGGTGGCTGCCAGCAACAGTACTTTGTTTGCCTCATTTGCCCAGGCACAGCAGCGGCTGTTTCAGACCCACAATATTTATCAGGCTCTCAGTGTGCTGACTGAGCTGGCCGTTGAGCTGGATCTGAGCGTGAGCGTGCGGCTGTTCGACAGTCTGGATAATAAACTTTATCTGAGCCGGCAAGCCTTTGAGGGATTTCGCCGCGCCCGTTTTAACCCGCGGGGAGTTTATCTGGGCCGTTTGCGTAAAGCAGAGAGTGAGCTGTTGTTTCACCAGCCGCCTCAGTTGGGCTCCTTTGTGGTGCTGCCGTTGGGCGAGCCGGAGCGGCCGGATGGGATCCTGAGTTTTGCCAGCCGGGACGGCGGCCACTTTCAGCCGGACATGGATACCCTGTTTGTCGAACAGATGGCCGGGGTACTGGCGCGTTTAATCCGGCACTGGGAATACAGCCGGGAGGTGATTGAGTGA
- the dapF gene encoding diaminopimelate epimerase, which produces MQFQFSKMHGLGNDFMVVDCVTQNIFFSPDAIRRLADRHRGVGFDQLLVVEPPYDPETDFHYRIFNADGSEVSQCGNGARCFARFVSMKGLTNKYRISVSTKSGKMMLQLENDNQVTVNMGLPEFTPEKIPFSAKQEEKTYILRAENNTIFCGAVSMGNPHCVTVVDDVDTAEVETLGPLLESHERFPERVNVGFMQVLSRSAIRLRVYERGAGETQACGSGACAAVAIGQRQGLLDSNVTVSLPGGDLHIRWAGDDQPLYMTGPVAHVFDGQLTL; this is translated from the coding sequence ATGCAGTTTCAATTTTCCAAGATGCATGGTCTGGGTAATGATTTCATGGTCGTTGACTGTGTTACCCAGAACATCTTCTTTTCACCGGACGCAATCCGGCGTCTGGCAGATCGGCATCGCGGGGTCGGTTTTGACCAGTTACTGGTCGTGGAACCGCCTTATGATCCCGAGACGGACTTCCACTATCGTATTTTCAATGCGGATGGCAGCGAAGTCTCGCAGTGTGGCAACGGTGCCCGTTGCTTTGCCCGCTTTGTGTCGATGAAAGGGCTGACCAACAAATACCGGATTTCGGTCAGTACCAAGTCCGGCAAAATGATGTTGCAGCTGGAAAACGACAATCAGGTGACGGTGAATATGGGATTGCCTGAGTTTACTCCGGAAAAGATCCCGTTTTCAGCCAAACAGGAAGAGAAAACCTATATCCTCCGGGCTGAAAATAATACGATCTTCTGCGGCGCAGTCAGTATGGGAAATCCGCACTGTGTGACCGTGGTCGATGACGTCGATACCGCTGAAGTCGAAACGCTGGGACCCTTGCTGGAAAGCCATGAACGTTTCCCGGAGCGGGTGAATGTCGGTTTCATGCAGGTGCTGTCGCGCTCCGCCATCCGGCTGCGGGTTTATGAGCGGGGTGCCGGGGAAACACAGGCCTGCGGCAGTGGTGCCTGTGCGGCAGTGGCGATTGGTCAGCGGCAGGGGCTGCTGGACAGCAACGTCACGGTCAGCCTGCCGGGCGGGGACCTGCACATTCGCTGGGCTGGTGATGACCAGCCGCTGTATATGACCGGACCGGTCGCCCATGTGTTTGATGGTCAGCTCACTCTCTGA
- the lysA gene encoding diaminopimelate decarboxylase has translation MDYFNYQQDGQLYAEEIALTDLAERFGTPLYVYSRATLERHWRAFDSAAADHPHLVCYAVKANSNLGVLNILARLGSGFDIVSVGELERVIAAGGDAAKVVFSGVGKTAAEMRRALELDIKCFNVESEPELERLNQVAAEMGKIAPVSLRINPDVDAKTHPYISTGLRDNKFGIAFDRAPEVYRLAHSLPNLNVIGMDCHIGSQLTEMAPFIDATDRLLALIDTLKAEGIVIKHLDVGGGLGVTYSNEQPPLPSDYAKALLERLENHMDLELIFEPGRAIAANAGVLVSRVEYLKHTEHKNFAIVDAAMNDLIRPTLYHAWQEIVPVVPRDGEPMEYDFVGPICETGDYIGKERLLKLEPGDLVAVRSAGAYGFVMSSNYNTRPRVAEIMVDGDQAHVVRERETLSQLWQSEHLLP, from the coding sequence TTGGATTATTTTAATTATCAGCAAGACGGTCAGCTATACGCCGAAGAGATTGCCCTCACTGATTTGGCTGAACGTTTTGGCACCCCGCTTTATGTCTACTCCCGTGCAACGCTGGAACGCCACTGGCGTGCCTTTGACAGTGCGGCGGCGGACCATCCGCATTTAGTCTGTTATGCCGTGAAGGCCAACTCCAACCTGGGTGTGCTGAATATTCTGGCGCGACTGGGCTCCGGCTTTGATATCGTTTCTGTGGGTGAACTGGAGCGGGTGATTGCCGCGGGCGGTGATGCGGCGAAAGTGGTGTTTTCCGGGGTCGGTAAAACGGCGGCGGAAATGCGCCGGGCGCTGGAACTGGACATTAAGTGTTTCAATGTAGAGTCCGAACCTGAGCTGGAGCGTCTGAACCAGGTCGCGGCGGAGATGGGCAAGATTGCGCCGGTCTCGCTGCGGATCAACCCGGATGTTGATGCGAAAACCCACCCGTATATTTCCACCGGTCTGCGTGACAACAAGTTCGGGATTGCCTTTGACCGGGCACCGGAAGTGTACCGTCTGGCACACAGTCTGCCGAATCTGAACGTGATTGGGATGGACTGCCATATCGGTTCGCAGCTGACGGAGATGGCGCCTTTCATTGATGCCACGGATCGCCTGCTGGCGCTGATCGATACCCTGAAAGCGGAAGGTATCGTGATCAAACACCTGGATGTTGGTGGTGGTCTGGGCGTGACCTACAGCAATGAGCAGCCGCCGCTGCCGTCAGACTACGCCAAAGCTTTGCTGGAGCGGCTGGAAAATCACATGGATCTGGAACTGATTTTTGAGCCGGGCCGCGCAATTGCTGCCAATGCCGGTGTGCTGGTCAGCCGGGTGGAATACCTCAAGCATACGGAACACAAGAATTTCGCGATTGTCGATGCGGCCATGAACGATCTGATCCGCCCGACCCTGTATCACGCCTGGCAGGAAATTGTGCCTGTGGTGCCGCGTGACGGCGAGCCGATGGAATATGACTTTGTGGGTCCGATTTGCGAAACCGGAGACTACATTGGTAAAGAACGGCTGCTGAAACTGGAACCGGGCGATCTGGTGGCCGTGCGTTCTGCCGGTGCCTATGGTTTTGTGATGTCTTCAAACTACAACACCCGTCCGCGGGTGGCGGAAATCATGGTGGATGGCGATCAGGCGCATGTGGTGCGTGAGCGCGAGACCCTGAGCCAGCTGTGGCAGTCTGAACACCTGTTGCCTTAA
- a CDS encoding lipoprotein gives MRKGLITTFILTVLTLAGCGQSGPLYMPADDTQNNEQTE, from the coding sequence ATGCGTAAAGGTTTAATCACAACATTTATCCTGACCGTGCTGACGCTGGCAGGCTGTGGCCAGAGCGGCCCGCTGTATATGCCGGCCGATGACACCCAGAACAACGAACAAACCGAATAA
- the cyaY gene encoding iron donor protein CyaY, with product MNDTEFHKLADQVLMHIEEGIDQSGADIEYETTGNVLTLEFENRSQIVINRQEPLHEIWVASKSGGYHFKYNDGIWHCTRSDEELISLIKRECSLHAEEKVDW from the coding sequence ATGAACGATACTGAATTTCATAAACTGGCTGATCAGGTACTGATGCATATCGAAGAAGGCATCGACCAGTCCGGTGCAGATATCGAGTATGAAACGACCGGCAATGTACTGACTCTGGAGTTTGAAAACCGCAGTCAGATCGTCATCAACCGCCAGGAACCACTCCATGAGATCTGGGTTGCATCCAAATCAGGCGGTTACCACTTCAAGTATAACGACGGCATCTGGCACTGCACCCGCAGTGATGAAGAACTGATTTCGCTGATCAAGCGGGAATGTTCACTGCATGCAGAAGAGAAAGTCGACTGGTAA
- a CDS encoding class I adenylate cyclase: MQNYIHTLIGRLDTHNQRRVERARLAMNAQSEQVFSLLPVLLHVNHPALPGFQDAEVPQGIASFVPSSLQISLIREQFGFDLSSFGAQEAADGDILGLYAMGSTASLGQSLTSDLDIWVCIRTRMPVEEREALIAKCKAVSDWAMIQGVEANFFLIDDNRFRDNCSDALSGDNCGSSQHLLLLDEFYRSAVHLAGQRFLWYLVPPEMEECYDDYVDYLASSGYINRDEWIDFGGLTRIPAEEYFGSSLWHLYKSIDSPYKSVLKAILLEAYSCEYPHTQLLSVDGKRRFFSEHSSHYAMDAYYLMLEKVTRYLERIHDHRRLDLVRRCFYLKTHEKLTREPGAGSVAWRREVLAELSSEWQWSQEVLAELDNRRNWKVELVKRAHNELLDALMLSYRNLILFARRNDITSSISPEDISILARKLYAAFEVLPGKVTLLNPQISPDLHEGDLTFIQVPAGRTNTAGWYLYKQPLDPFAILGQPSLEHNRYLSKLVSWAYFNGLLTETTNLHAVVRDSAMDIDKLYQLVSDIRNTFSIRRPKPSLSALSSPCEIRQLGIFINLEQDPTEELKSRAVKFDFKNTDIFSFGPEQACLVGSVDLVYRNSWNEVRTLNFKGENAMMDALKTILSKMHQDAIPPESVDVFCYSKHMRGMIRNLVYQLVAECIEMRLMPVEQQEKQRRFKAIRIGSQTHGLFFERRGVSVQKLENSVDFYRCISSNKLMGSASVVMGKMDEPHPPSIVDAYASEGLIQFFFEDCENDGFNIYILDETNRIEVYRQCSGNMDEMVHGVNRFYTSAHDRFSYSSNFINFNLPQFYHIVYSAEGECQVLPYKSGYQAERRMAADSENGLSEPDSGKGGHLSLS, encoded by the coding sequence TTGCAAAATTATATTCATACGTTAATTGGCAGGCTGGATACACATAACCAGCGTCGGGTCGAGCGTGCCCGGCTGGCCATGAATGCACAGTCGGAGCAGGTCTTCAGTCTGTTGCCTGTGCTATTGCATGTGAACCATCCCGCTTTGCCTGGCTTCCAGGATGCCGAGGTGCCGCAGGGCATTGCCTCTTTTGTTCCTTCTTCTCTTCAGATTTCCCTGATCCGTGAGCAATTCGGTTTCGATCTTTCGTCTTTTGGTGCTCAGGAAGCCGCAGACGGCGATATTCTGGGCCTGTATGCCATGGGCAGCACGGCGTCACTGGGGCAGAGTCTGACCAGCGATCTGGATATCTGGGTCTGCATTCGTACCCGGATGCCGGTGGAGGAGCGCGAAGCGCTGATCGCCAAATGCAAGGCGGTGTCCGACTGGGCGATGATTCAGGGGGTTGAGGCCAACTTTTTCCTGATCGATGATAACCGTTTCCGCGATAACTGTTCCGATGCCCTGAGCGGGGATAACTGCGGCTCCAGTCAGCATCTGCTGTTGCTGGACGAATTTTACCGTTCTGCCGTCCATCTCGCCGGACAGCGTTTCCTGTGGTACCTGGTCCCGCCGGAGATGGAAGAATGCTATGACGATTACGTCGACTACCTTGCCAGCAGCGGCTACATCAATCGTGACGAATGGATCGATTTTGGTGGCCTGACCCGCATTCCCGCGGAAGAGTATTTCGGTTCCAGCCTGTGGCATCTGTATAAGAGCATCGATTCGCCGTATAAGTCGGTGCTGAAGGCGATTCTGCTGGAGGCTTACTCCTGCGAATACCCGCACACGCAACTGCTGAGTGTTGACGGAAAACGCCGCTTCTTCTCGGAGCACTCCTCACACTATGCGATGGATGCTTATTATCTGATGCTGGAAAAGGTGACCCGCTATCTGGAGCGGATTCACGATCACCGCCGGCTGGATCTGGTCCGTCGCTGTTTTTATCTCAAAACGCACGAAAAGCTGACCCGTGAGCCCGGCGCGGGCTCCGTGGCCTGGCGTCGTGAAGTGCTGGCTGAACTGTCTTCTGAATGGCAATGGTCACAGGAAGTTCTGGCGGAACTGGATAATCGCCGGAACTGGAAAGTTGAGCTGGTGAAACGGGCGCACAACGAGCTGCTCGATGCCCTGATGCTCAGCTACCGGAACCTGATTTTGTTTGCCCGCCGCAACGACATTACCTCGTCAATCAGTCCGGAAGATATCAGTATTCTGGCCCGGAAACTGTATGCGGCTTTTGAGGTGCTGCCGGGTAAGGTGACTCTGCTCAATCCGCAGATTTCTCCGGATCTCCACGAAGGCGATCTGACCTTTATTCAGGTCCCGGCCGGGCGCACCAACACAGCAGGCTGGTATCTCTACAAGCAGCCGCTGGATCCGTTTGCCATTCTGGGCCAGCCATCGCTGGAGCATAACCGTTACCTGAGCAAACTGGTGTCCTGGGCTTATTTCAACGGACTGCTGACCGAGACGACAAATCTTCATGCTGTGGTCCGTGATTCGGCGATGGATATCGATAAGCTGTATCAGCTGGTGAGCGATATCCGAAACACCTTCTCGATTCGCCGTCCCAAGCCCAGCCTGAGCGCGTTGTCCAGTCCGTGTGAGATCCGTCAGTTGGGAATATTTATCAACCTGGAGCAGGATCCGACCGAGGAACTGAAAAGCCGGGCCGTGAAGTTTGACTTCAAAAATACCGATATTTTCAGCTTTGGTCCTGAGCAGGCCTGTCTGGTGGGCAGTGTCGATCTGGTGTACCGGAACTCCTGGAATGAAGTGCGGACGCTGAACTTCAAAGGCGAAAATGCCATGATGGATGCCCTGAAGACGATTCTCAGCAAAATGCACCAGGACGCGATCCCGCCGGAGTCGGTGGATGTGTTCTGTTACAGCAAGCATATGCGCGGGATGATCCGGAATCTGGTGTATCAGCTGGTGGCGGAATGCATTGAGATGCGTCTGATGCCGGTCGAGCAGCAGGAAAAACAGCGCCGCTTTAAAGCAATCCGTATCGGCAGTCAGACCCATGGTCTGTTCTTCGAGCGCCGCGGGGTATCCGTGCAGAAACTGGAAAACTCCGTCGATTTTTATCGCTGTATTTCCAGTAACAAGCTGATGGGTTCCGCCAGTGTGGTAATGGGGAAAATGGATGAACCTCATCCGCCGTCAATCGTGGATGCCTATGCCAGCGAAGGGCTGATCCAGTTTTTCTTTGAAGACTGTGAGAATGACGGATTCAATATCTACATTCTCGATGAAACCAACCGCATTGAAGTGTACCGCCAGTGCAGTGGCAACATGGATGAGATGGTGCACGGGGTAAACCGTTTTTATACCTCGGCGCATGACAGGTTCAGCTACAGCTCGAACTTCATCAACTTCAACCTGCCGCAGTTTTACCATATCGTGTACAGCGCTGAAGGTGAATGTCAGGTCCTGCCGTATAAAAGCGGGTATCAGGCTGAGCGCCGGATGGCGGCGGATAGTGAAAACGGCTTGTCGGAACCGGATTCCGGCAAGGGCGGTCATCTGAGTCTTTCCTGA
- the hemC gene encoding hydroxymethylbilane synthase: MTEKPIRIATRKSPLALWQAEYVKAALEQAHPGITVELVPMVTKGDIILDTPLAKVGGKGLFVKELEQAMLEDRADIAVHSMKDVPVEFPEGLGLVTICEREDPRDAFVSNQYAHVDELPQGAVVGTSSLRRQCQLLARRPDLQIKTLRGNVATRLRKLDEGEYDAIVLACAGLKRLKLEDRIRCALEPEVSLPAVGQGAVGIECRLADTRIRNLLAVLSDESTTARVLCERAMNNRLEGGCQVPIGSYAELQGDQIWLRALVGEPDGTHIVAGEIRGPIADAERLGTQLAEELLSRGAREILTRLYDDAE, from the coding sequence ATGACTGAGAAGCCTATCCGGATCGCCACCCGCAAAAGTCCGCTCGCCCTCTGGCAGGCAGAATATGTCAAAGCGGCGTTGGAACAAGCCCACCCAGGGATCACCGTTGAACTGGTGCCTATGGTCACCAAAGGTGACATCATTCTGGATACCCCGCTGGCCAAAGTGGGCGGCAAAGGCTTGTTTGTCAAAGAACTGGAGCAAGCCATGCTGGAAGACCGGGCCGACATTGCCGTCCACTCCATGAAGGACGTTCCGGTCGAATTCCCGGAAGGACTGGGGCTGGTCACCATCTGTGAGCGCGAAGACCCGCGCGATGCCTTTGTTTCCAACCAGTACGCCCACGTAGACGAACTACCTCAGGGCGCTGTGGTCGGCACCTCCAGCCTGCGCCGTCAGTGCCAGCTTCTGGCCCGGCGCCCGGATCTGCAGATCAAAACCCTGCGCGGTAACGTCGCCACCCGCCTGCGCAAACTGGATGAAGGCGAATACGACGCCATCGTTCTGGCCTGTGCCGGGCTCAAACGCCTGAAGCTGGAAGACCGCATTCGCTGTGCGCTGGAGCCGGAAGTCAGCCTGCCTGCCGTCGGACAAGGTGCAGTCGGGATTGAATGCCGTCTGGCCGACACCCGGATCCGGAACCTGCTGGCCGTCCTGAGCGACGAATCCACAACAGCCCGGGTCCTGTGTGAACGCGCCATGAATAACCGTCTGGAAGGCGGCTGTCAGGTGCCGATCGGCAGCTACGCCGAACTACAGGGCGATCAAATCTGGCTGCGGGCGCTGGTGGGAGAACCCGACGGCACCCACATCGTTGCAGGAGAAATCCGCGGCCCGATCGCCGATGCCGAGCGTCTGGGAACTCAGCTGGCAGAAGAACTTCTGTCACGCGGCGCCCGGGAAATTCTGACCCGACTGTACGACGACGCCGAATGA
- a CDS encoding uroporphyrinogen-III synthase, with protein sequence MTVLITRPAPQGDALAQALAHQGIASLVQPLLTIAPGAGLPGLGDQLRTLQEGDCLIAVSSHAVKMAHTYLTEQGISWPRQPHYLAVGRQTADVLAQACGQAVTAPPREDSEGLLALPELAQPAGHRVLILRGNGGRELIFDTLVERQARVSYCETYARHWLALDGDLLFRQWQQQDVDTLVVTSGQQLDFLYRLMPAQARPWLCQCRLLVPSERIAKEAKDIGFRCITMVGSASNDALLTTLSTTGTTG encoded by the coding sequence ATGACAGTCCTGATCACCCGCCCAGCCCCGCAAGGCGACGCACTGGCACAAGCTCTGGCACATCAGGGAATCGCATCTCTGGTACAGCCGCTGCTGACCATTGCTCCCGGTGCAGGACTCCCCGGGCTGGGTGATCAGCTCCGGACGTTGCAAGAAGGAGACTGTCTGATTGCTGTCAGTAGCCATGCAGTCAAAATGGCTCATACTTATCTGACAGAACAAGGCATTAGCTGGCCGCGGCAGCCCCATTATCTGGCTGTCGGCCGGCAAACGGCCGATGTACTGGCCCAAGCCTGCGGTCAGGCTGTCACGGCGCCGCCGCGAGAAGACAGTGAGGGCTTGCTGGCACTCCCTGAACTCGCACAGCCAGCCGGGCACCGGGTTCTGATTCTGCGAGGCAACGGAGGCCGTGAACTGATTTTTGATACGCTGGTCGAACGACAGGCCAGGGTATCTTACTGTGAAACCTATGCGCGACACTGGCTGGCACTGGACGGAGACTTACTGTTCCGCCAATGGCAACAGCAGGACGTGGATACCCTGGTCGTCACCAGCGGCCAGCAACTGGATTTTCTGTACCGGTTGATGCCAGCACAGGCCCGGCCATGGCTATGCCAGTGCCGGTTGCTGGTTCCCAGTGAGCGTATAGCAAAGGAAGCCAAGGACATCGGCTTTCGCTGTATAACCATGGTAGGCAGTGCCAGTAATGACGCATTGCTTACTACCCTAAGCACAACTGGCACAACGGGATAA
- the hemX gene encoding uroporphyrinogen-III C-methyltransferase, whose translation MTEKKTNNDHPTAGNQSDAAATAKDNPKNADNQPKASGRPAQEPTQRAPAKSGSKTGLVAIALVILLGGGLYYHGHQQNLAQQAQLAALTGQLSEMKNALSQSEQSVKAAVQTSLDTAETRLGQQENDIQGLQRALTEVQGRRPNDWLLAEADYLTRMAGRKLWLEHDVASATLLLESADNRIAQLNDPSLTELRTALSDDITMLKSIARIDRDGLVLRLTSLQNQIESLPLANAIVPESLDQPQTDSVSESISDWKTNLMTSLKQFSEHFVTYRKRDGNVIPLLSPEQDFYLQENIRSKLETAIKAVYREQGELYTTSLTMAKDWASQFYKTDDAKTQSFIQALNELAEQKIQVSYPKTLKSRSELSDIISKRIRQQVAPIHGEENPA comes from the coding sequence ATGACTGAGAAGAAGACCAATAACGATCACCCTACGGCAGGCAACCAGTCTGATGCCGCAGCGACCGCCAAGGACAACCCCAAAAACGCCGACAACCAGCCCAAAGCGTCAGGTCGACCAGCCCAAGAGCCGACCCAACGCGCCCCGGCCAAATCCGGCAGTAAGACCGGCCTGGTCGCCATTGCCCTCGTCATTTTGCTGGGCGGCGGACTCTATTACCACGGTCACCAGCAGAATCTGGCCCAACAGGCACAACTGGCCGCACTGACCGGTCAGCTCAGCGAGATGAAAAACGCCCTGTCACAAAGCGAGCAGTCCGTCAAAGCTGCCGTGCAGACCAGCCTGGACACAGCGGAGACCAGACTGGGTCAGCAGGAAAACGATATTCAGGGATTACAGCGCGCACTGACTGAAGTTCAGGGACGCCGCCCGAACGACTGGTTGCTGGCCGAGGCCGATTATCTGACCCGGATGGCCGGCCGAAAACTCTGGCTGGAGCACGACGTTGCCAGTGCCACTTTATTGCTGGAGTCTGCCGATAACCGCATCGCACAGCTCAATGATCCGAGCCTGACCGAACTGCGGACAGCCCTGAGTGATGACATTACCATGCTCAAATCCATCGCCCGGATTGACCGTGACGGTCTGGTGCTTCGCCTGACCAGCCTGCAAAATCAGATCGAGAGCCTGCCGCTGGCCAACGCCATTGTGCCGGAATCCCTGGATCAGCCCCAGACTGACAGCGTCAGTGAGTCCATTTCGGACTGGAAAACCAACCTGATGACCTCACTGAAACAGTTCAGTGAGCACTTCGTCACGTACCGCAAGCGGGATGGCAACGTGATACCGCTGCTGTCGCCGGAGCAGGATTTCTACCTGCAGGAAAATATCAGATCCAAACTCGAAACCGCCATCAAAGCCGTTTACCGGGAACAGGGTGAGCTCTATACGACCTCACTGACCATGGCGAAAGACTGGGCCAGCCAGTTCTATAAAACAGACGATGCCAAAACCCAGAGTTTCATCCAGGCCCTGAACGAGCTGGCAGAGCAGAAGATTCAGGTCAGCTACCCCAAGACACTGAAATCACGGTCTGAGCTGTCAGATATCATCAGCAAGCGCATTCGCCAGCAGGTCGCCCCAATCCACGGTGAGGAGAATCCGGCATGA